CAGCGACGCGTTGGCCTCGGCCTGCAGGTAGTCGAACAGCTCGCGCTTCTTGCTGTCGCGCTCCGGGTCCAGGTAGTAGCCGTACGCGTGCGCCCACCGCAGCACCCGCCGGCCATAGACGATCTCCTTGTACGCCTCCATCACGAACTCAAGCTCAGTCACCGCCTTGACGCCGGCCGCCGCGGCCATCTCCTCGAGCTCCGACCTCTCCAGCTTGTCCATGTCCTGATGCGCCTTCTCCAGCGACTTGAGGTTGCCCGCCCACCGCTCGTAGTGGAACAGGTACCTGTCCAGCGACGCCCTGGCCTGCCGCGCTGTCGCCTCCTCCTTGGTCTCCACGGCGGCCTTGCTGCCGGTGGCGTCCCTCCTCGGCCGGTAGATGTCGCCCTCGCAGGCGTAGTGCTCCTGCGTCCCCGCCGGCTTGAAGCAGAGCCAGCAGAAGTGGTGGCCGCAGGGACAGCTCATGTGGTTGCAGCCATTGTTCTTCTCGATCGCGCGCCGGCACTTTGGGCAGACCTTAGTGTTGGCCAGCATCCAGTTCGCCGTCTCCGAGTCGGACTTGTTCTTCGCCAGCCACGCGCGCACCGTGCCGCACGACACCGGCCGGTGGGCCTCCTCGCCGCAGCTCCAGCAGAAGCCGTGCCTGCACTTGCAGAACACGTCCGTGGCGTCGTAGCCGGTGCAGCCTACGAACTCGACGGCGTGGGAGCAGCCGGCGCCAGGGCACCACTTGATCCGGCCACCGCTCTCCTCCACATACGACCGGAGCGCGAACCGTGCGTACCGCTCCCTGTCGGCGGCCCCGGCGACCGCGTCGATGAGGCCacggacgacggcggcggagcaggCCGGGTCCGGGCACCGCAGCGAGAGGCACCGGGGGCCGTCCCCGACGGCGGCGCCGACATACCCGCGCCAGCAGCCGCTGCAGTAGAAGTGGGAGGAGCACGACGCCGATCTCGTCGCACCTGCGGGGTACCGGTCGAAGCAGATGGCACAGATGAGCGGCCTGGGGCTGAGCGCCGTGGCAACGACGGGGGCGCCGCCGCCCGACGGCAGGCCGGCGGAGTCGCGGACGCGGCGGTCGTCCGAGAACCAGTCGTCCTGGAGGTTAGAGGGCATCCACTTGTATCGCCGGAGGagcaaggccgcgaaggccggcgGGATCGAGAGGACCTCGGCGATGCCGGCCGTGTCATCCGCCTGCCGTTTGAGGACGTCGTCCTCGGTTAGGACGACGTACGTCACTGGGGCGACGTGGACCCTTGTTTCCTCCGCGTCGCTCATGTATTCATCATCGTCGTAGACGCCGCCGCTGTCATCATCGTCGTCGTATTCATAGATGCAATCCTCGCCGTCATCCTCCATCTCCATGCAGTCGCTGTCTATTTCGCGTCTCTTGTTGCAGGAGCTCTGGCCGTCTCTTTCGCCTCTCTTGTTGCAGGAGCTCTCGCCGTCGACGCTATTGTAGCCGGATGCCATCCGCGCCGCCGGCTAGTGGCCTAGGGAAGCCCGCCCGTTCTTGACGAGGGTTTAGGGTAACCCTAGCGCACGTCGCCTAACCAATCTATGCTGCTTGACTTTCTCAAACTACTTTTTATATCCTCTAACCACTTTATGCCTTATTTAAGGACAAATCCTTTATCCCCAGTTTAAATCTGGGTGTCGCCTGACAAAAAAATACTAAGAATTTCTTATTATACTGATTGAACACGACAAATTCTTGCCCGTCGATAAGTACCTTGTTTTTAGGGGTGGACGTCGATACGTACCTGACGTTCGCTGTGGGAGACGTTCGGTACGATACTTTCCCCAGAACGAACGTTTTGTCGTTTGGTTGGACAACCTACCAGCCCGAACGCTCGTGTCAGCAGCAGCCAACTCTTCTAGGCCTTCTCGCCCAATACAATCAAAAGCAAAAAAGTTACAAATTGTCCAAAGCCAGACTGGGGGGAGCAACTacttaacgagcgctccttcgggagcctcgcaacgatcagcgccacttggcgcgctcttagccattcgtcacgtgtcgcgctctggacgcttccttcggattttgtttttttatttttccgcatGAGTTCTCGGCTTTTAAATGGTTTTTTTTTTCgggttttttcgacgttttggtttttccccggtctttcttagcttttcGATCAAAAACAAATTTTCGAAAAAAATAATTTTGCGCGAAAACAACGCGTTTTCTTTTTTTCCCTTTCGCGAAAGTCATgatttttcttccgcgagagtcacggccgtgcctttcagaaacgaaaaaaaacgcgttttttgttttttttttcgcgagagtcacggttttgcttccacgagaggcacggttgtgctttcgcgagagtcacggccgtgcctctcggaaagggaaaaacaaaacgcgttttctattatttttttctttcgtgagagtcacggttttgcttccgcgaaaggcacggttgtgctttcgcgaaagtcacggccgtgcctctagGAAAGagaaaaaatacgcgttttctgtttttttatctTTCACGAGAGTCAGGGTTTtactttcgcgagagtcacggccgtgcctctcggaaacggaaaaaaaacgcgttttctatttttttccttccacgagagtcacagttttgcttccacgagaggcacggttgtgatttcgcgagacgCACGGAcatgcctctttcggaaagggaaaaaaactgtgctcccggttcggttttttcgcccggttttttcgtctggttttttcgtgaaaaaaaaggttcgtcaaaacctatcaacatgggatatagttttgaagatctcgacgcgaggaatccaatggtgaaaacggtttgagatttggacgcacggtttaagagataaaacattgtgaataaacggatctacgaaaaaagggaaaactccccggttgcgacaagtggcgcgctgcatgtgcacCACTTGTCGCGACCTGAGAAAgtggagtgttctttgcaacgagtactccttaattagtgatttcgcaGACTGGGCATGCAACCACGAGACAGAAAAGGCCGATACTTTTCCCGCAAAAAAGGCAGATACTAAACACACACAAAAATGAAGAAAAACCAACTGAAAAAACTATACAAATAAAAATGCCAGAAATATCTACAAATTGCCATGCATATTTGCACTTGCTAAACTACCACACAAATACCTTGCAAGTCGACCATCGACTCGCTACTGACCCCGATCTCGTATGACAGCGGAAGAAAGTCAAAAATTGCTAGAAGCATTTTCTTTCCTATGGGATAAAAAAAAAGATTTGGAACTATTGAGTGGTGTAGGTATCCATCTTAGCAAATAGAGATACCGAGGCCCACCAACCTACTACTTGTTGGTTTGGTGGGGAAACAGGAGTGGGTATGAGGGCTTCTTTCACTTTTTTAGGATCCGGGCTGACACTTTTTCTGTTCAGTTGCAAGTATCGCAACTAGATCACCTTTTTATTTCGCTCAGCTGCAAATCCACTCTCGACACGCAACTAAGTATGTAGTTGTTTTTGTCCTAGTTGTGAATCTACAACCAGCTCACAACTGGTCTCCGTCCACGCCTGACTTTTTTTTTTGCCTTAGTTGCAAGTCCACTCTCGACTTGGTACCTAGCCCGACCTCATTTTCTAcctcagttgcaagtccaccctcgacttgCAACTAGTACGGAAGTTTTTTGTCCAGTTGCAAGGCCACCATCATCGACTCACAATGGGCTTGATGTTAGGCCCGACTCTTTTTTTTGACTTAGTTGCAAATCGATCCTCGACTCGCAACCGAGCCCAACCCCTTTTCTGCCTCAGTTCTAGGTCTAacatcgactcacaactaggcCCAATTTTTttatcccagttgcaagtccaccgtCGACTCATAACTTGGCCCGATCATGTTTTTTGTCTTATTTGAAAGTTACCCTCCCCTCAAAAAAAAGTTGAAAGTCACCCTCAACTTGCCACTGGGCCCAGCAAGTTTTTTTTGCTTAAGCTGCCACTCTatcctcgactcgcaactaggccCAAAGTTTTtctgtcccagttgcaagtccaccgtCGACTCGTAAATGggcctgtgacgcccccgattcaatcgtacactaatcatgcacgcaaacgtgtacgattaagatcagggactcacgggaagatatcacaacataactctaaaacataaataagtcatacgaatagataaacttccctgcaggggtgcaccacataacccaacacgctcgatcccatttggccggacacactttcctgggtcatgcccggcctcggaagatcaacacgtcgcagccccacctaggctcaacagagaggtcaacacgccggtctaaatcctatgcgcgcaggggtctgggcccatcgcccattgcacacctgcacgttgcgagggcggccgaaagtagacctagcctagcaggcgttccagtccaatccggcgcgcgccgctccgtcgctgacgtcaagaagagcttcggctgataccacgacgccgggatacccataactactcccgcgtagatggttagtgcgtatagaccaaatggccagactcagatcaaataccaagatctcgttaagcgtgttcagtatctgcgaacgccgaccagggccaggcccacctctctcctaggtggtctcaacctgccctgtcgctccgccacaaagtaacagtcgggggccgtcaggaacccaggcccacctctaccggggtggagccacctgtcctttcagccccctcatcagaatcacttgcgggtactcaacgagccgacccgactttagtcaccacatgtgtcatgtatataatgtatatagtatatacccgtgatcacctcccaaagtgatcacggcccagtagtatagcatggcagacggacaagagtgtagggccactgatggaacactagcatcctatactaagcagtaggatagcaggtaagggtaacaactgtagtaacaatgacaggctatgcatcaggataggattaacggaaagcagtaacatgctacactactctaatgcaagcagtatagagaagaataggcgatatctggtgatcaagggggggcttgcctggttgctctagcaagtaggaggggtcgtcaactccgtagtcgaactgggtagcagcagcgtcggtctcgtagtctactggagaaggagagggggaagaaacagtaaatacggagcaaataaagcatcacaaaacataaggaggcaaaacgcggtgctaggtatgccctaacgcggtagtaagtgataccggcgaaggggggaaacatccgggaaaatatccccggtgtttcacgttttcggacagatgaaccggatgtgaaatgttgcaggttcactatgctagggacgcgtggcggacgaacggactgcgtattcagattcgtctcgtcgttctgagcaactttcatgtacaaagttttttcatccgagctacggattattttatattaatttttaaagatttaaatcatttttaggatttatttaattaatttaatcaacattatccagaatagtaaaagatgacgtcagcatgacatcatgccgacgtcagcagtcaactgtgcagttgactgggtcaactacgtgtgggtcccgcatgtcatacactagactaactaatcatgattaattagtttagttaattgaTTAAGTTAATCAAActcaattaattaagttaattaattaatatattttttatatttttttattcttttttttaaCGTTTTAGGGGCGGGCCCCcctgtcattgggccaggggcctTAACGGGTTCGGGCGCTGGGCAACGAGCGCCGTTGCAGGCGAGGCACCCATCGGGCGGACCCGAGGCGACGAGGCGGCGAACCCGGTCGGCGACCACGGCCACGGTGGAGCGAGACGGGCACGCGCGGCTGGGCGCCGGTGGGTGCGGCCAGGGCGCGGAGGGAGTGGAGCAGGCGCAGGGGGAGAAGAACTCCGGACGCGGCCACGGGAGGTCGCGGGCGCAACGAGCGCGTCCCCGGAGCGAGGCAGGGCGTGTCCCCGGAGCGAGGCAGGGCGCGCGTGCGAGGACCCGGCCACGGTGGGCGCGCGCGTAGACGATGGCGGGGTGAGGCCAGCACAGGGAGGAGGCCGCGGCCCCGGGGCGGTAGAGGGCGCGGGACGACGGGCACGGCCGGTCGGTGTCGCCCGTGTCCAGGGCGCGGCCCGCCCGCGGTGAGCGCGGGGCCGGAGCGCGCGGGGCGCGGCGATGGTCGCGGGGCGAGGGAGTGCGAGGAGAGGGGGCGGGAGCTCACAGAGGAGGAGTAGAGTCAGGGCAGCGGGCGCGCGAGGAGGGCGAGGGGGACGAGCAGCGGAGAGGATGCAGGCCGACGGGGTGGCTCCGGTGTCGTGGCCTCCGGTGagctcctcgggcggcggcgcatCCAGATCGGGGAAGAGGGGAGGCGAGGCGGTCCGGTGATGGGGGGTTGAGGATGAGGCGGCGAGGTCAGGGCGACGGCATCGAGGCGCGGTCGTCGGCCCGATCTCGATCCAGAACTGGATCGAAGGGAGGGGGAGAGAGCGAGTGGGGGTGCGGGTGGTTGGTTAGGGTTTCGGGTGAGTGGATAAGGGGAGTGGGGGGAGTGCGCGGCAGGGTCGGCCGGCCTGGCGGCCTGGTGGGCCAAAGCCCAATTGGCCGGGGGgtttcttttcatt
The sequence above is a segment of the Aegilops tauschii subsp. strangulata cultivar AL8/78 chromosome 6, Aet v6.0, whole genome shotgun sequence genome. Coding sequences within it:
- the LOC109787274 gene encoding probable E3 ubiquitin-protein ligase ARI10 — encoded protein: MASGYNSVDGESSCNKRGERDGQSSCNKRREIDSDCMEMEDDGEDCIYEYDDDDDSGGVYDDDEYMSDAEETRVHVAPVTYVVLTEDDVLKRQADDTAGIAEVLSIPPAFAALLLRRYKWMPSNLQDDWFSDDRRVRDSAGLPSGGGAPVVATALSPRPLICAICFDRYPAGATRSASCSSHFYCSGCWRGYVGAAVGDGPRCLSLRCPDPACSAAVVRGLIDAVAGAADRERYARFALRSYVEESGGRIKWCPGAGCSHAVEFVGCTGYDATDVFCKCRHGFCWSCGEEAHRPVSCGTVRAWLAKNKSDSETANWMLANTKVCPKCRRAIEKNNGCNHMSCPCGHHFCWLCFKPAGTQEHYACEGDIYRPRRDATGSKAAVETKEEATARQARASLDRYLFHYERWAGNLKSLEKAHQDMDKLERSELEEMAAAAGVKAVTELEFVMEAYKEIVYGRRVLRWAHAYGYYLDPERDSKKRELFDYLQAEANASLEQLHKCAEVDRKKIFPSHGEGEAADVSMVKKVFKDYRERMVNLTVASRTFMGNLVKAFETNLPEVGKMNW